Proteins from a genomic interval of Chloroflexota bacterium:
- a CDS encoding bifunctional nuclease family protein: protein MPEMYIDSIRLSPMNYQRVVILKEKDADRYLPIWIGQFEADAIAVKLQEVKVPRPLTHDLLGNVIDAMGGVVKRVVVSDLQNDTFYAKIILEYGDNTNGHSKEVDSRPSDALALAVRTNVPIFVDEGVLSKAGVQLDEEAKKAVEGGQPTPGATPGEDELRGMSAFADFVEGLDLGDLGKGPNS from the coding sequence ATGCCAGAGATGTACATCGACAGCATCCGCCTCAGCCCGATGAACTATCAGCGCGTGGTCATCCTGAAGGAGAAGGACGCGGACCGGTATCTGCCTATTTGGATTGGGCAGTTTGAAGCAGATGCAATCGCCGTGAAGCTGCAAGAGGTGAAGGTGCCCCGGCCTCTCACTCATGACCTGCTCGGCAACGTCATCGATGCCATGGGTGGGGTGGTGAAGAGAGTGGTGGTAAGTGATCTGCAGAACGACACCTTCTACGCCAAGATCATCCTTGAGTACGGAGACAACACCAACGGCCATAGCAAGGAGGTCGACTCGCGCCCCAGCGACGCTCTCGCGCTTGCTGTTCGCACAAACGTGCCGATCTTTGTGGACGAGGGCGTCCTAAGCAAAGCTGGCGTACAGCTTGACGAAGAGGCCAAAAAGGCGGTGGAAGGCGGCCAGCCGACCCCGGGTGCAACGCCCGGCGAGGATGAACTTCGCGGGATGTCTGCTTTTGCGGACTTTGTGGAGGGCTTGGACCTGGGAGACCTCGGAAAGGGCCCAAACAGCTAG